In Maridesulfovibrio sp., a single genomic region encodes these proteins:
- a CDS encoding HD domain-containing protein, with protein MSEPFKDAVGICKTIMRNGYDAYIINERLQKLTIDDKGHETELDISTELDFKGLAKLFPSIQPSERTGICAILKEGETTFLFYSSESSNSCHPEECVARMTPRLLKVLEKKHEIPLSAACPYIPKAQDPYEGFAELSSGEVRMTGIPDQTLKKDYLMGIRALRFAANYNLPIETNTKIAIIRSSKRILDYVPVPEIMNEWRKVEAENMYVFVSLLFETMLLHGLIPEIAALSRLTQVKNSKTGELEDVFSHTLDVMKLYPEELPYDWFGVVACLFHDVGKLYTAEEVDGNWQFLQHHRVGAKVTRKILTRLNFPQEDVDLICDLVRNHMRFHFMLTDKGIRKFKVIDEYPRLIEIARADIKARGTTYKEFNHNIKMLERADIPEEALDPFLNGNEIMQHTGLKPGPVVGIIRETLLKAQIAGDVTNMEEAIEFVIAQAKMA; from the coding sequence ATGAGTGAACCTTTCAAGGATGCGGTTGGTATTTGCAAAACCATCATGCGCAACGGATATGATGCTTACATCATCAACGAAAGACTTCAGAAGCTGACCATCGACGACAAGGGGCACGAGACAGAACTGGACATTTCAACGGAGCTTGATTTCAAGGGCCTTGCAAAGCTTTTCCCAAGCATCCAGCCCTCGGAAAGAACCGGAATCTGTGCGATACTTAAAGAAGGTGAAACCACCTTCCTCTTCTACAGTTCAGAAAGCAGCAACTCCTGCCATCCGGAGGAATGCGTTGCCCGCATGACACCGCGTCTGCTCAAGGTGCTGGAGAAAAAGCATGAAATTCCGCTTTCCGCCGCATGCCCTTACATCCCCAAGGCTCAGGATCCCTATGAAGGATTTGCCGAACTGAGTTCCGGCGAAGTCCGCATGACTGGTATTCCGGACCAGACGCTTAAGAAGGATTACCTCATGGGCATCAGGGCGCTGCGTTTTGCCGCCAACTACAATCTGCCCATTGAAACAAATACCAAGATAGCCATTATCCGTTCTTCGAAGCGCATACTGGACTATGTTCCGGTTCCCGAAATCATGAACGAATGGCGCAAGGTGGAAGCCGAAAACATGTATGTTTTCGTTTCACTGCTTTTCGAAACCATGCTTCTGCACGGTCTGATTCCTGAAATTGCGGCGCTTTCCCGACTCACTCAGGTCAAGAACAGCAAAACCGGTGAACTGGAAGATGTTTTCAGCCATACTCTGGATGTAATGAAACTCTATCCGGAAGAACTTCCCTATGACTGGTTCGGAGTGGTCGCCTGCCTGTTCCATGATGTGGGCAAGCTCTATACCGCTGAAGAAGTGGACGGAAACTGGCAGTTCCTGCAGCACCATCGTGTCGGAGCCAAGGTAACCAGAAAGATACTGACCCGTCTCAACTTCCCTCAGGAAGATGTGGACCTGATCTGTGATCTGGTCAGAAACCACATGCGTTTCCATTTCATGCTCACGGACAAGGGTATCCGTAAATTCAAGGTTATTGACGAATATCCGCGTCTCATCGAGATTGCCCGTGCCGATATCAAGGCCAGAGGCACCACTTACAAGGAATTCAACCACAACATCAAGATGCTTGAGCGTGCTGATATTCCCGAGGAAGCGCTCGACCCGTTCCTCAACGGTAACGAGATAATGCAGCATACCGGCCTGAAACCCGGCCCTGTAGTTGGCATTATCAGGGAAACCCTGCTCAAGGCCCAGATTGCCGGTGATGTGACGAACATGGAAGAAGCCATTGAGTTCGTAATTGCACAGGCAAAAATGGCTTAG
- a CDS encoding AraC family transcriptional regulator, which translates to MEDSLLLKKIRLMGCQLEILRASYVHQIFSRHIHEDYAVGVIEDGAMGFRYRGAELVASKGLVNLVVPGEAHDGHPAVDGGWSYRMFYLPAELLMKAAGEISSRPEQPYFREGVLNDPALAGQIMQVHRSLEQGTASSLEMETMLLELLVSWISRHADDSASLCEPGSEHRSVNMAREFMEDCFSSDVSLEQLAALGGLSRFHFLRVFEKGTGITPHAYLMQIRARRAKSMLETSMRLADIAAACGFCDQSHLNRHFSRQFGITPGRYRNFIQNSSTVSA; encoded by the coding sequence ATGGAAGATTCACTGCTTTTAAAAAAAATACGGTTAATGGGCTGTCAGCTTGAAATTCTCCGGGCGAGTTATGTTCATCAGATCTTTTCCCGGCATATTCATGAAGACTACGCCGTAGGGGTTATCGAAGACGGGGCCATGGGGTTCCGATATCGCGGAGCGGAACTGGTGGCCTCCAAGGGGCTTGTAAATCTTGTTGTACCCGGAGAAGCCCATGACGGACACCCCGCTGTTGACGGCGGCTGGTCTTACCGCATGTTCTACCTGCCTGCCGAACTGCTCATGAAGGCTGCCGGTGAGATTTCAAGCCGCCCGGAACAGCCGTATTTCCGGGAAGGCGTACTGAATGATCCAGCGTTGGCCGGACAGATTATGCAGGTTCACAGAAGTCTGGAACAGGGGACCGCTTCCTCGCTGGAGATGGAAACCATGCTGCTGGAACTTCTGGTCAGCTGGATTTCCAGACATGCAGATGACTCGGCGAGCCTCTGCGAACCCGGTAGTGAGCATCGGTCAGTCAACATGGCCCGCGAGTTCATGGAGGATTGTTTCTCTTCGGACGTCAGTCTTGAACAGCTAGCGGCACTTGGCGGCTTGAGCCGGTTTCATTTTCTGCGTGTTTTCGAGAAAGGGACAGGCATTACCCCCCACGCCTACCTGATGCAGATAAGGGCCAGAAGAGCGAAAAGCATGCTTGAAACAAGTATGAGGCTCGCGGATATAGCCGCTGCCTGCGGTTTCTGTGATCAGAGTCATCTGAACCGCCATTTCAGCAGGCAGTTCGGAATAACTCCCGGACGATACCGCAATTTCATCCAAAACAGCAGCACCGTGTCGGCATAG
- a CDS encoding methyl-accepting chemotaxis protein yields the protein MKLSSKLMLGFGSVIVLLLILASVSFWALNNSSEGFTQYRELARDTNLCGRLQANMLMVRMNVKDFILTGSEKDIEEYGVYFKKMREFLDEALAEIKNPERAGMLSATDELVRSYGQNFEIIKKASLQSKHYVDLLNMVGPQMEQKLSRILETAERDNDMAAAVKSGFALRRLLLARLYVVKFLQDNSKSAMERVGTEMADLDRITAELERSLRNPERRKLLSELIEGKTKYIEAFNSLTKVVFSRNEIVTERLDKLGPQIASKVEDVKLSVMSDQEILGPKLQAANSQAIMLAVIISIAAVAVGIFTAWFIIRTVNIQLGSDPAEIATIAASIAEGGLDLRFKKSAVGVYGNMKEMAMQLIRVVTDVREGSVNVASGSTELSASAEGLSQGATEQAASIEQVSASIEEMASNIHQNTLNAKTTEDIAIQAAGDARESGSAVNEAVAAMKNIAEKISIIEEIARQTNLLALNAAIEAARAGEHGKGFAVVAAEVRKLAERSGNAAGEISELSTSTVNVAEKAGSMLEKLVPNIERTAELVQEISSASAEQNSGAEQISKAITQLDAVIQQNASASEEMASTSEELSAQSMQLENTMSFFKVSGNISIGRNRPKALPRSAEPAKAPAAGGDKDSSGFGGLSLDMASSDDDFEKF from the coding sequence ATGAAGTTATCATCAAAATTAATGCTGGGATTCGGTTCTGTTATCGTCCTTCTGCTCATACTTGCGTCAGTGTCTTTCTGGGCACTGAACAATTCAAGCGAAGGCTTTACGCAGTACCGGGAACTTGCGCGCGACACAAACCTGTGCGGACGCCTTCAGGCCAATATGCTGATGGTTCGCATGAATGTTAAAGACTTCATCCTCACAGGAAGTGAAAAAGACATTGAAGAGTATGGTGTATACTTCAAAAAAATGCGGGAGTTCCTGGATGAAGCCTTAGCCGAAATAAAAAACCCGGAAAGAGCCGGAATGCTTTCCGCCACAGACGAACTGGTTCGTTCATACGGACAGAACTTTGAAATCATCAAGAAAGCCAGCCTCCAGAGCAAGCACTATGTTGATCTTCTCAATATGGTCGGACCGCAGATGGAACAAAAACTCTCCCGAATTCTGGAAACAGCCGAACGTGACAACGATATGGCCGCTGCTGTAAAAAGCGGTTTTGCCCTGCGGCGGCTGCTGCTGGCCAGACTGTACGTGGTCAAATTCCTGCAGGATAATTCCAAGTCGGCAATGGAAAGGGTGGGAACCGAAATGGCCGATCTGGACAGAATAACCGCCGAACTTGAACGCAGCCTCAGAAATCCGGAACGCCGTAAGCTCCTATCAGAACTGATCGAAGGTAAGACAAAATATATTGAGGCATTCAACAGTCTGACAAAGGTAGTATTCAGCCGCAACGAAATAGTTACCGAAAGGCTTGATAAACTCGGTCCGCAAATCGCTTCCAAAGTTGAGGATGTGAAGCTCTCCGTAATGTCCGACCAGGAAATTCTGGGACCGAAACTGCAGGCAGCCAACAGCCAGGCCATCATGCTTGCAGTCATAATCAGCATTGCCGCAGTTGCCGTGGGCATCTTCACGGCCTGGTTCATCATAAGGACGGTAAACATCCAGCTTGGAAGCGATCCGGCTGAAATAGCAACCATCGCCGCCAGCATTGCAGAAGGGGGTCTGGATCTTCGCTTCAAGAAATCCGCTGTCGGGGTATATGGAAATATGAAAGAGATGGCCATGCAACTTATCCGGGTTGTTACGGACGTTCGCGAAGGATCGGTAAACGTGGCATCCGGCAGCACGGAACTCTCGGCATCGGCGGAAGGACTCTCCCAAGGGGCAACTGAACAGGCCGCATCCATCGAACAGGTTTCGGCCTCCATTGAAGAAATGGCCAGCAACATCCATCAAAACACCCTTAACGCCAAGACCACCGAAGACATAGCCATTCAGGCTGCCGGTGATGCCCGCGAGAGCGGTTCGGCTGTTAACGAAGCCGTGGCGGCCATGAAAAACATTGCTGAAAAAATCTCCATCATTGAAGAAATCGCGCGCCAGACCAATCTGCTGGCACTTAATGCCGCCATAGAAGCAGCCAGAGCAGGAGAACACGGTAAGGGATTCGCAGTTGTCGCTGCGGAAGTCCGCAAGCTGGCTGAACGCAGCGGAAACGCAGCCGGTGAAATAAGTGAACTCTCCACCAGTACCGTAAACGTTGCGGAAAAGGCCGGATCAATGCTTGAAAAACTGGTCCCTAATATTGAGAGAACCGCCGAACTTGTTCAGGAAATTTCATCTGCCAGTGCGGAGCAGAATTCAGGAGCGGAGCAGATCAGCAAGGCCATCACCCAGCTTGACGCGGTTATCCAGCAGAATGCCTCAGCGTCCGAAGAAATGGCCTCTACCAGCGAAGAGCTGTCCGCCCAGAGCATGCAGCTTGAGAACACCATGTCGTTCTTCAAGGTCAGCGGAAATATAAGTATCGGTAGAAATCGTCCCAAGGCCCTGCCACGCTCGGCAGAACCTGCGAAGGCACCTGCGGCAGGCGGAGATAAGGACTCTTCCGGTTTCGGAGGGCTTTCGCTGGACATGGCTTCCAGCGACGATGATTTTGAAAAATTCTAG